Genomic window (Wenzhouxiangella marina):
CGCTCGCACTGAGAGTGAGCCGCCAGCCTTGCCCTCAGATCACCCCGTTGGAGGTCGAAGGCCTGGTCCGGCTGGTGTTGGAGGACGACAAGCAGTTCCAGAATCCAGCATCGGAGAATCGGGTGCTCTACGCTGCTGCTCAGCTTGCTGCAGCACGAGAAGATTACTTGGAATCGAACGTCTTTCTGGAAGAATCGCTGGGTGTCGAACCCAATGCTTCGACCGTCGTACGCATTGCCTACAATCTGGTACTGGCTGGGCAACGCGAAATGGCTATACAACGACTGGAGGAGGCGCTCAACGCCCCTCCGGACAATCCTTTGGCTCGAAGCGTCTGGGTCGAGGAGATCAAAGATTATCGAGATGTACTGCTTCGAGATTAGCGATACTAAACTCTCGAAGCGCGGCAAGTGTCTGCGGTCACGACCGAACCGGGCTGACAATTTTTGTCACATTGCGACATTCCGTGTCGAAACACCTCTGGGAGCGGATGCAGCAGGGACGACGCACTTCGCTCGACTCGAGAACGGTTGGATTGCAAGCTTGGTGCAGCTCAACAATAAGCTTTGCTTGGCGCAATAATTGCATTATCCTTTGTGATGGCTGGCGCATGTCTGGCCAATGTCGACCTAGAAACCAAAATTAGGAGCTTGAACATGAACCTTCCCCGCAATATGCAGAAGCAGCAGGGCTTCACCCTGATCGAACTCATGATCGTGATTGCCATTCTGGCCATCCTGCTGGCCATCGCAATCCCGGCTTACCAGAACTATTCGATCCGCGCCGCCAATAGTGAGTGCGTCAATCTGGCCGCCTCCATCAAGCTGGCCGTATCCGAAACCGCCCAGTCGAACGGCGTACTGGCGACCGGTGTCGCGACTGCGACGGCTGCAGGCGTTGTCCCGGCCAACGTTGCAACTCCCCGCTGCGGCAGTGTGACCGTCGCCGCAGGCGTGATCACGATCGCCAGCACGGGCAGCGACGGCACGTCGGCAGGCACCTTCACCTTCACCCCGACGCAGTCCACCATCAACGACTCCATCCAGTGGAACTGCACGGCGAACCACGGGAACCCGCAGCACGTCCCGGCTGAGTGTCGTTCATAAGTAATTGACGTACCAGCGATAACCTACCCGCGTTATCGCCACGTCAGAGAAAAGCCCCCGACATCGTCGGGGGCTTTTTTGTTGCCTGAAGCCCTCCTGGCAATCCGACTCACTGCCGCACGGGCAGGCCAATTGCAAATGATGCCGCAAGCCCTAGGCGGCCACTTGCCCCAGAACCGTGACTGGCAGCAAAGCAGGGATCAGGTGGGCACAGGAATTGCAGCACTTAAGACAGCCTCATGCCGGAGCACCCCAATGACCCGTTCTTCGCATCAAACCGGTTTCACGCTGATCGAATTGATGATCGTTATCGCGATCCTTGCCATTCTGCTGGCCATCGCGGTGCCTGCCTACCAGAACTACAGCATCCGAGCCAGCAACAGCGAATGCGTCAATCTGGTGGCCGCCGTCAAGCTGGCCCTTGTGGATACGGCCCACTCGAACGGCGTCACCGTCGACAACGTCCAGCTGGCTGATGTCGGCATGGATGCGGCAACCACCAACACCCCGAGATGCTCCGACTTCGATGTCGTCGATGGTGTGATCACCATTTCATCCACAGGAAGCGACGGCACCAGCTCTGGGCAGTTCTCCTTTTCACCAGTACAGGCCACGATCAACGAC
Coding sequences:
- a CDS encoding pilin, whose product is MTRSSHQTGFTLIELMIVIAILAILLAIAVPAYQNYSIRASNSECVNLVAAVKLALVDTAHSNGVTVDNVQLADVGMDAATTNTPRCSDFDVVDGVITISSTGSDGTSSGQFSFSPVQATINDSVSWTCTSSHPNPQHVPAECRS
- a CDS encoding pilin translates to MNLPRNMQKQQGFTLIELMIVIAILAILLAIAIPAYQNYSIRAANSECVNLAASIKLAVSETAQSNGVLATGVATATAAGVVPANVATPRCGSVTVAAGVITIASTGSDGTSAGTFTFTPTQSTINDSIQWNCTANHGNPQHVPAECRS